GGTTTTATCACCCTCACTCCACATGCCGAGCATCATGATCTGCCCCATGATCGAGGAAATCGGTGCGAGCTGCGGCTTGACGCCATCGGGCAGTTGTTCGGTGACCAGTTGCAGTCGTTCGTTGACGACCTGTCGGTCATTATAGATGTTGGTGCCCCACTCAAACTCCACATAGATAATCGAAATGCCAACCCCTGAGGAGCTGCGAACCGCCTGCACGCCCGTCGCGCCATTTAAGGTCGTCTCCAGCGGAAAGGTGATCAGTGATTCGACTTCTTCCGGCGCCATGCCCGGCGCTTCGGTCATCACTACAACCCGGGGACGGTTGAGATTCGGAAATACATCAATGCCCATATTCAGAGCCTGCCAGCTGCCGAAGCCGATCAGAAACAGTGAGAACGCCAGTGTGAGATGGCGTTGTTTAAGAGCAAATCGAATAATCGCATTTAACATGGTAGTTGTTCCGGGTAGTGACAGAGAGCGTAAGAAACCTCAACAGTCGAGGACTGGAAAACAAATCAGTGACTGTGTCCCGCATGGGGATCGACGGCGCCCCCAGCCTTGTTTTTCAAAGCCATCTGCAACTGATGCGCTCCCGCTAATGCAATTTTGTCGCCAGGAAAGATTGATCCATCATTTTCGATCACCGCCCAGAGTTGATCCTGATACAGAACATGTACGGGCCGTCGGTCGAAATGATCTCCATTTTCCTGAAAGACAAAATGCTCTGCCCCTTCACTGGCCACCGCTTCCACGGGCAGTACGATCTGCTTCTGCCAGGTCTCCACCGGAATAAGTAACTGCATTCGCTGTCCGATCTTAAACCGCCAGGTAATATAGCGGTCTCCGTCTTTGCGAAACGTATCGTGTTCAATTTGATTTGGCAGATTCACAAATACAGAAAATGTTCTGGATTCGGTCTCAATCTGATTATTGAGATAATCGATTTTCAGATCTTTGATCAGCTTTTTCGTTTTGTTATTTTCTTCCTGGATCGCTTCGACGGCCCACTGGTTTTCCAGGCAGCGTGTAATTTCGTCAGTTTCCTGCTCAAAGGCCTGACCTTTAATATACAGGTTACTGTAATCTGCCAGCACGCAGAGCGTGTCTCCGGCCTGCACGAAATCTCCCTTATTGACATCTAACGACTGAACGACCAGCAGAGATCGTTGAGAATTGACCCGCTGATCAAGGGTCGCGGGAGCAGGGGCAGAGATACGTTGAATTTTCATATTCGGAGCCGAAACTTCACCGGATTGATCATGCACGAGCGGCGCATAAACCAGATGCTCTTTGATCAAACGTCGAGTTTTTTTGATCTGATCCACTTGAGTATCAGTGAAGCCATGCAACAGGAGCGCCTCCCGCTGGGCTTTCAGAATGGCTTCCAGCTTTTCTTTGGCGTATTCGCGTTCCAGCAGTACTTTGCCGGCAATGACCCCTTTATCGGTAATTACCTGAATCCGGGCAATTTCCTTGAGTTCCACATCAAGTTCCCCCAGCGTTTTCAGATAAGCAGTCTGAGCCTGCACCAGATCCTCATGAGTAAGCCGAATTTTGAACAGGGCGCGTCCAGGCTGAACCGCTTCCCCTCCGGTGACATTCACATTCGTGACAATGCCCGTCATCGGTGCCACCACCCTGATTCGAGTTTTGCCGGGACGCTCGACCACCAGGGCGGGGATCGTAATCGTACGGGTAAACGATTTCAGCTTCACGGGAACTACTTTATCAGCTGTCAAGCCGACGTTCTTTCGTGCCTGGGGTGAGAGCTCCAGCGAACTGGTCTCATCATGCCCCGCATGGTCGTGATCGTGATGATCCTCTTCGGAATCCGCACCAGCGGCCGCTGTCTGATCCGACTGCGTCTGCCCGCTGTTATTCACATAACTTTTCAGTGCAGGCATCCACTGCTGCCGGGTTCCCCAGAGCAGAAATCCCACAATGCTCAGGACCACAATTGACAGTAACATTTTCCAGTTTTGATTCAGTTTTGAATGATTCATCACAGGCCTCGAATCGGGTTGCGCATAATTTTCCCGAAGTGTGCATAAGGTTAATCGTGAGGTATCCGATCTGCAGAAGGAAGACATTACGGAACTTAAGAATCCGGAACTCAGCGCAGAATCGGAGAGACAATCAGAGAAGAGGGGTCTCTAGATCAACCAGACTGTGGTCAGTGACTGCGCGCGCACGCCCGGCGACAGAAAGACCGCAGCGGTACTGAAAAACGGCATACGATCGACGTACTGTTTTTCGCGGGCAGAGAATAAATCATCCCAGAGCGGCATCAAACTGATGAGTTGGGGAGATTCTTCATGCACTTTGACAGAAGTCACCACCAGATAGGAACATCGACCTTCCTGGCAGGGATCCGAATCCTGGTGAACCGGATCCTGCTGATCGGGCTCTTGAGAACATTGATCTGACTGGGCATGCGAATGCTTGTGCCCATGCTCCGCGTGGCCGGACTCATGCTGACAGAGATTCATGGTCTGACAGGTGTCCTGTTCGCTTACACGACAGTCGTGCGCATGATGCCAGCCACATCCCAGTACTGTGTGGGACAGCATCGATATCAGCATCAAAATTACTGTCAGATGTAAATACATGAAAAACCTTTGAATCCAATGAACTTCTCTTGAATCATGTCACTTAACCCCAAATGTGTCAAGCTCTCTCTCCATAAGAAGCAAATGCAAGGCCATTCAACATACTAAACAGGGAATTTGAGTTAAGTGGTTTCATTTTATCACTTTAGAGTGACGATTTCATACACGGAATGATAAGATTTCTACCTCTTGCTGTCGCAGGACTGATCCTGCTGTGATCAATCTGACTCTTGAGTTCTGGTAATCATGAGTTCCGTATAGAATTGCAGAAAGTCAGACTTGTAAACAGAACTTAAAAATAAGATGCTGAATAAACAGAATCCTCGAAACGTTCTCACAAAATAAAGGGAGTGATTTGTGTCTGCGAAATATCGTGTGTTAATTACGGATCGTGCGTGGCCTGACTGTGAAGTTGAAAAGCGGGAACTGGCGCGCGTTGATGCGGAAGTCATAGAAGCCCCTCCGGGAGCCGATGAAGCAACGTTAGTGGAATGTGCCTCGGGCGTCGATGCGATCGCCACCTGCTGGGCCCAGGTCACTCAGGCAGTCATCGATTCCGCCCCGGACTGCAAAACGATCGCGCGGCTGGGAATCGGTCTGGACAACATTGATGTCGCTCATGCCACTTCACTGAAGATCCCGGTTACGAATGTGCCCGATTATTGCATTCCGGAAGTAGCCGACCATGCGATTGGCCTGATGCTGGCCAGTTTGAGGAACATCGCCTTTCTAAACCAGCAGACAAAACAGGGGATTTATGATCTCTCCGCAGCCCCGCTGCCTCGTCGGGTGGGAACGCTGACTCTGGGCCTGTTCGGATTCGGTCTGACAGGACAGGCAGTCGCTGAGCGGGCACGGGCGTTCGGCATGCAGGTAATCGCTACGAACTCGTCGGGTAACGATTACGGGACGGGCACTCGCATGGTTGCGTTCGAGGAGCTGCTGGAAGAAAGCGACGTCATCTCGATCCATGCACCATTGACAGACGCGACAGAGCATCAGTTTGACGCGGCAGCTTTTCAGAAAATGAAGTCGAATGCGATCATCGTCAATACGGCTCGTGGTGCATTGATTGATTTCGATGCTTTGAAAACAGCGGTGAAAAATGAGGACATTTCGGGAGCGGCGCTGGATGTCTTTGACCCGGAACCCCCTGACCTGTCTGACCCGTTTTTTCAGCATGACCGGATCATTGCCACACCCCATGCTGCCTTTATTTCCAAAGAGTCACTGGACGAACTTCGACAACAGGCGGCTTGTCAGGTGGCAGATGTTCTGGTGGGCAAACAGCCCAGTAATGTAGTAAATCCTGCAGTATATGAATAATCGCTACCACCCGCAGAAGGATGTCGGAAAACTGCATCACCGAGGCCGTGTATCCCGCTGAGACTGCTTTCACATAAGCTAGGCTAACCGTAGCTGTCCTTTATTTTTAGCTTAAAACATGTGAAAGGTTAACAGACTCAGGTACGAATGGATGGAAGCCGGTCAAGACGCTCCTCAACCTGATCCGCAGACACCGCAGATCGATTCACTGTCTGAACAAGGCTCTGAATCTGATCGTCAGGAGGAACGTACGCGCATCGCAGCAGAGGTCGAAAGACAGGAAGCTCAATTGATCGCCCAATGGGATGCTGAAAAGATTCAGCACATGGCGGAGTTGGAAACCGAACTCCTGGAAAAAGAGGAGCTGGTAGAGAGACTCACCGAACAGCTGACTCAAGTCGCAGAACGCCTGGAACGCAGTCAGCATACCAGCCACGAGTTGAAAGCCGCGGACAACCACCGGATTCAGGAACTGGAATCGATTCGACGGGAAGAAGAGGCGTTGATTGCGGCGCTCAAGGACCGCTTATCGCAGGTGGCAGAACAACTAGAACGCAGCCAGCAGAACCAGCATGAACTGACGGAATCGGATCTGCAACGTCTGCAGGAACTCGAAACGGAACTGCGGGAAAAAGAAACGCTGGTCAGCACTCTTACCGCACGGTTGTCGGAACTTGCGGAACAACTCAAAGTCACCCAGCGTGAAAAAGAAGAGCTGAGTGCGGCAGATCAGCAGCGAATTTTAGAACTGCAGACGGAACTCGAAGAAAAAGAGCAGTTGGTCGTTATCCTGACGGAACGCCTGGAACAGGTCGCCGAACAACTGGACCGCAGACACCGCACGGGTGCTGATCGTGGCATGACCATTTCCAATGGAATTCCCCCTGAGGTCATCGAAGAACAACAGAAACTGACACAGGATCTGCATTCACTGCTTGAACAATGGCAGGGCATGGAGACGGAATCAGCCCTGACTCAAATTCAACTGCAGATTGCCGAGCTCAAACAGGTAGTACAAGCTGGTTTCGAAAAGAGCCCTGCTGCCCCCCAACCTGCCAGCCTGGTTGATTACCTCTCTTCACCAACCGTTCCCGGCACC
The sequence above is a segment of the Gimesia algae genome. Coding sequences within it:
- a CDS encoding efflux RND transporter periplasmic adaptor subunit, translating into MLLSIVVLSIVGFLLWGTRQQWMPALKSYVNNSGQTQSDQTAAAGADSEEDHHDHDHAGHDETSSLELSPQARKNVGLTADKVVPVKLKSFTRTITIPALVVERPGKTRIRVVAPMTGIVTNVNVTGGEAVQPGRALFKIRLTHEDLVQAQTAYLKTLGELDVELKEIARIQVITDKGVIAGKVLLEREYAKEKLEAILKAQREALLLHGFTDTQVDQIKKTRRLIKEHLVYAPLVHDQSGEVSAPNMKIQRISAPAPATLDQRVNSQRSLLVVQSLDVNKGDFVQAGDTLCVLADYSNLYIKGQAFEQETDEITRCLENQWAVEAIQEENNKTKKLIKDLKIDYLNNQIETESRTFSVFVNLPNQIEHDTFRKDGDRYITWRFKIGQRMQLLIPVETWQKQIVLPVEAVASEGAEHFVFQENGDHFDRRPVHVLYQDQLWAVIENDGSIFPGDKIALAGAHQLQMALKNKAGGAVDPHAGHSH
- a CDS encoding C-terminal binding protein, with amino-acid sequence MSAKYRVLITDRAWPDCEVEKRELARVDAEVIEAPPGADEATLVECASGVDAIATCWAQVTQAVIDSAPDCKTIARLGIGLDNIDVAHATSLKIPVTNVPDYCIPEVADHAIGLMLASLRNIAFLNQQTKQGIYDLSAAPLPRRVGTLTLGLFGFGLTGQAVAERARAFGMQVIATNSSGNDYGTGTRMVAFEELLEESDVISIHAPLTDATEHQFDAAAFQKMKSNAIIVNTARGALIDFDALKTAVKNEDISGAALDVFDPEPPDLSDPFFQHDRIIATPHAAFISKESLDELRQQAACQVADVLVGKQPSNVVNPAVYE
- a CDS encoding coiled-coil domain-containing protein — translated: MEAGQDAPQPDPQTPQIDSLSEQGSESDRQEERTRIAAEVERQEAQLIAQWDAEKIQHMAELETELLEKEELVERLTEQLTQVAERLERSQHTSHELKAADNHRIQELESIRREEEALIAALKDRLSQVAEQLERSQQNQHELTESDLQRLQELETELREKETLVSTLTARLSELAEQLKVTQREKEELSAADQQRILELQTELEEKEQLVVILTERLEQVAEQLDRRHRTGADRGMTISNGIPPEVIEEQQKLTQDLHSLLEQWQGMETESALTQIQLQIAELKQVVQAGFEKSPAAPQPASLVDYLSSPTVPGTEESEVHEAETVEEESQASEPEETNPGEVDADSTVSGWEAMKQKLMSGQGVDVSMDLARKDAPKPKPQVKPETPASLLLKSEPADSVGRTLASYKPPIPEAPSEIDEESASPDQLVAAIRERDQYISALIKRLREAETAVIPVNWDQLNNAPAELLEQLQTLHHDLEHSLGLAEVEISIERARLSRTQSMLQSREEQIRKKEKQLGLNLERSEQEEVPAEKPLNDDQKKRWLGFLN